ATTTTAATGTTTTAATTGAATTAGATAATAAGAAAAAAATGAAAGGATTAGGGAAAAATACGGAAAAAGTAAGGATTACTTTTTCTCGTAATTGAGGGCATCTTCAAGGTTCAGGGTCCCTTTGTAAAGTGCGGAGCCAATCACCACACCATAGGCACCGGTCTGACTGAGGACTGCTAGGTCTTCCAGGGTACTCACACCACCAGAATAAACCACAGGTATATCCACAGCTTCCAATAGTTCCAGGAGAGGTTCAACCTTAAATCCACCCAATAGGCCTTCATGATCCACATTGGTGAATAATATTCCACTTGCTCCTTTTTCTTCCATGATTTTCCCCAACTGGGGTGCGGTCTGGGCTGTTTTTTCAGTCCACCCCCGGACCACTACTTGGGAGTCCTTACTATCCAGGGCCACCATAATTCTTTCACTGCCAAATTCACCAGATAATACTTCAACAGTTTCCGGGTTTTCAATGGCTAGGGTTCCCAGTATAATCCTATCCACACCCATATCCAATAAACAGGTGGCATCATCCATGCTACGAATACCTCCACCCATCTGAACCGGCACTGAAACTTTTTTAAGGATTTCCTCAACCACGGAGATGTTCCCACCTTCTTCCAAAGCCCCGCCCAGATCAATCACGTGTAAAACACTGGCTCCTTTTTCTTCCCATTCCAGGGCAACTTCAGCAGGATTATCCAGGACAATCTGCTCGGTTCCGGGTTTACCCTGCACTAACTGCACACATTTACCGTTTTTAATATCAACAGCAGGCATAATTATCATAAATTCACCTTAACCCATTTTTCAATAATATTCTTATTTATAATTCAAATTTTTTCCTATTAGTATCAATAAATTTTCATCCAAAGTCATCCCTAAATCATCGGATAAGGGAATAGTAATCTAATAGTATAGTAAAATGAGAATATTAATTATCGCTTAGAAATATAGCATTCACAAATACTTAACGAGATTTTTAGATATTTTCACAACAGGGTATTTACAAATTAAGGGCCATATTTTTATTTACAGGGGAGTTAGGAGAATTAATAGAGGATGATGTTATGATTAGGGTAGCTTTAAAAGTTGCTTATTTGGGAACAGATTTTTACGGATTTCAGAGACAACCAAACCTGCGCACTGTTGAAGGTGAGCTAATCAGTGCCCTTAAAGAATCAGGTGCCATTGAAAATCTGGGACAATCTAATTACTCCATTGCAGGGCGCACTGACCGGGGAGTCCATGCCCTGGGGAATGTGGTTTCATTCTGCACAGATAAAGAGCCAATAATTAATCAAATAAACGATCTCCTCCCGCAGGATGTAAGGATTTTAGGATCCGCCAGGGTGCCAATGGGATTCAAAACCCGATTCGCCCATAAAAGACACTATCGATATGTATTGTGCAACCAACAGGAAGATGAGTGGGATATAAATAAAATGCAGGAAGCAGCCCATTTGATGGAGGGAACCCACAATTTCATAAATTTTTCTAGAAGAAATGAACGTAATCCCATTAGGAAAGTGGATAGAGTTGCTATCGTACCCAAAAATCAGTTGTGCCTAGTGGAGGTTGAGGGTGAGAGTTTCCTGTGGAATATGGTTAGAAAGATGGTAACAGTTTTGGATAGGGTGGGAAAAGGAGAGCTGGGAGTAAAAGATGTACAGAAATGTCTGGATCCTGATTATCAGGCCGCCATCACACCAATGACTCCGGAGAGTCTCATTCTTGTGGATGTTTTCTATCTGGGTGTGGTGTTTAATGAA
This DNA window, taken from Methanobacterium subterraneum, encodes the following:
- the hisA gene encoding 1-(5-phosphoribosyl)-5-[(5-phosphoribosylamino)methylideneamino]imidazole-4-carboxamide isomerase; translated protein: MIIMPAVDIKNGKCVQLVQGKPGTEQIVLDNPAEVALEWEEKGASVLHVIDLGGALEEGGNISVVEEILKKVSVPVQMGGGIRSMDDATCLLDMGVDRIILGTLAIENPETVEVLSGEFGSERIMVALDSKDSQVVVRGWTEKTAQTAPQLGKIMEEKGASGILFTNVDHEGLLGGFKVEPLLELLEAVDIPVVYSGGVSTLEDLAVLSQTGAYGVVIGSALYKGTLNLEDALNYEKK
- the truA gene encoding tRNA pseudouridine(38-40) synthase TruA; this encodes MIRVALKVAYLGTDFYGFQRQPNLRTVEGELISALKESGAIENLGQSNYSIAGRTDRGVHALGNVVSFCTDKEPIINQINDLLPQDVRILGSARVPMGFKTRFAHKRHYRYVLCNQQEDEWDINKMQEAAHLMEGTHNFINFSRRNERNPIRKVDRVAIVPKNQLCLVEVEGESFLWNMVRKMVTVLDRVGKGELGVKDVQKCLDPDYQAAITPMTPESLILVDVFYLGVVFNEDNYARTRFIKALGVECFNHQKMVAATKEMMGVLGWK